The Triticum aestivum cultivar Chinese Spring chromosome 3A, IWGSC CS RefSeq v2.1, whole genome shotgun sequence genome includes a region encoding these proteins:
- the LOC123058512 gene encoding uncharacterized protein → MLPRAASRSRNPCFPSCYPCAAASSTSACVPVGLWPCSNLARAPNQEAFAPWRQMKLCSRHARRLPGSSLQPSVRFVSCRTSPDHFIHGAALASSRSGGFERQVLTEPEGASSMATRPLAAPAAAGSFTSRRPGSASSAGPPLLRLGPPPLPIASSFVKSCAAAVREEDDGAVPLR, encoded by the exons ATGCTTCCCCGCGCAGCAAGTAGGAGCCGCAACCCCTGCTTCCCCTCGTGCTACCCGTGCGCCGCTGCGAGCAGCACCAGCGCCTGCGTCCCCGTCGGCCTTTGGCCCTGCAGCAACCTCGCCAGAGCACCGAATCAGGAGGCTTTTGCACCATGGCGTCAAATGAAGCTTTGTAGCCGCCATGCCCGACGCCTCCCAGGGAGCTCCTTGCAGCCTTCTGTCCGCTTCGTCTCATGCCGGACCTCGCCG GACCACTTCATCCATGGCGCCGCCCTCGCCTCGTCTCGATCCGGTGGATTCGAACGCCAAGTCCTCACCGAACCAGAAGGAGCGAGCTCCATGGCCACCCGTCCCCTTGCAGCACCAGCCGCCGCTGGGAGTTTCACATCGCGCCGCCCGGGTTCTGCATCCTCTGCCGGACCTCCCCTACTTCGCCTTGGTCCGCCGCCACTGCCCATCGCGTCGTCCTTCGTCAAGTCCTGCGCTGCCGCCGTTCGAGAGGAGGACGACGGAGCCGTGCCCCTGCGTTGA